The genomic region AAGAAGTGTAATATTAATAAGTGTAGGATATTTAAGTGGGATATTAGAAGACAATGCAAGTCCGTTTAATATAGCAGAGCATATGGAAGTTCCATATTTTACTAAAGAACAGGTATATGACTTATTAAACCAACATGAAAAAGAAACAGGACAATTATTTGAAGAAGAAGTAAAGGAACTCATTTGGCATAATGCAGGAGGACAACCTGGATTAACCAATGCATTGGCATATGATTTAGTAGCAAAAAAAGCTAAGAATGAAAAGATAGTAACAAAATCTCACTTTGAAAAGACACTATATGATTTTCTGAAAAAGTATATAAATAAAAACATAGAAAATGTAATATCAAAAGCAAAGAATGAAAAAGATTTAATAATGCGGATTTTATTTGAACCGGATAAAATAGAATTTGATATAAGTGATGAAAGAATAAAATATTTATATTTAAATGGAGTAATAGATGAGTGTAATGGATATTGTTGTGTGAAAGTACCGTTATATTATAAAAAATTATACAATCATTTCAAACCACAAATAAATGGAGAAAAGAGTTACATGGCAACAATAAAAGATACAATAAAACCATATATAAAAGAAGATGGCAGCTTAGATTTAAATAAATTAATAAGAAGATATATAAAATATATAAAACAAAGAGGAGCAATAATGTTTAAAGGAAGGAATTATTATGAAGGAGTATATCAATATAATCTTGATCAATTTCTAAGTTTATACATAGAGGCAGGAGAAGGAAAAGTATATCCAGAAACACAGGTAGGAGGAGGAAGGATAGATTTATTAATTAACTTTAATAACAAAGAATATTTAATAGAAGTAAAGGCAGATATAACAGGAAATGAATATGAAAAAGCGAAAAAACAATTAATAGAATACATAAAAAGAAAAGGATTAAAAGAAGGATGGTTAATAGTATATTCAAGTTCAATAGAAGATTTTGAATATATATTGAAAAAATATGAAGATAAAAAATTGCATATATGGTTTATAAAAACGAACTTTGAAAGTCCATCAAAAATCAGATAGAATAAAACCGGGCAAAAACCCGGTTTTGTTATTGAATTGTGATATAATTCAGTTGTGGAGGTGAAAAGATGAGACGATTCTGTACAAGCGGACCTGTTGATAAAAGAACATGTTATTATGTAGAAAGACTAGATATAATGGAAGAAGCACTTGATAAAATAGAAACATGGAGATATTTTACAGTATCAGCACCAAGACAAACAGGTAAGACTACATTTTTAAATGAAATAGTGGAAAAAACAAAAGATAAATATTTGCCTATATTCATATCCTTTGAAAGTTATGATATAGAAAACAAACAACAATTTCTAAAGGTATTTACAGAGGATATAATTGAAGATATTAATTATAGACATAATATAGATTTAGAATTAAAAATACCAACTATTACCGATGAAATAAAAGATTTAATAAAAGAAATACATATGAAAACAGGAAAAGAAATAATATTAATGATAGATGAGTTTGAAAGATTTAAAAGTTCTGAAATAATAAATGATTTTTTACATGCAATAAGAAGTATATATCATAAAAAAGAGTTACATAAATTAAGAAGTGTAATACTAATAAGCGTAGGATATTTAAGTGGGATATTAGAAGATAATGCAAGTCCATTTAATATAGCAGAGCATATGGAAGTGCCATATTTTACAAAAGAACAGGTATATGACTTATTAAACCAACATGAAAAAGAAACGGGGCAGGTGTTTGAAGAAGAAGTAAAAGAACTCATCTGGCATAATGCAGGAGGACAACCAGGATTAACCAATGCATTGGCATATGATTTAGTAGAAAAAAAAGCAAAAAATGAAAAGATAATAACAGAAGAGCATTTTGAAAAAACATTAAATGATTTTATGTATGTATATATAGATAAAAATATATCAAATATAATATCAAAAGCAGAAAAAGAAAAAGAATTAATAATGAAAATATTATTTGAACCAGAAGGTGTAAAATTTGCAATATATGATGAGAGAATAAAATACCTATATTTAAATGGTGTAATAGATAATTGCGATGGGGAATGTTGTGTGAAAGTACCATTGTATTACAAAACATTATATGCAAAATTCAAACCACAAATAAATGGAGAAAAGAATTATATGGCAACGTTAAAAGATACAGTAAGGGAATATATAAAAAAAGATGGAAGTTTGGAACTAAATAAATTATTGAAAAGATATATAGAATATATAAAACAAAGAAGAGCAATAATGTTTAAAGGAAGGAATTATTATGAAGGAGTATATCAATATAATCTTGATCAATTTTTAAGTTTATACATAGAAGCCGCAGAAGGAAAAGTATATCCAGAAACACAAGTAGGTGGAGGAAGAATAGACTTATTAATAAACTTTAATAATAAAGAGTATTTAATAGAAGTAAAAGCAAATATAACAGGAAATGAATATGAAAAAGCAAAAAAACAATTAATAGAATACATAAAAAGAAAAAGATTAAAAGAAGGATGGATAATAGTATATTCAAGTTCAATAGAAGATTTTGAATATATATTGGAAAAATATGAAGATAAAAAATTGCATATATGGTTTATAAAAACGAACTTTGAAAGTCCATCAAAAATCAGATAGAATAAAACCGGGCAAAAACCCGGTTTTGTTATTGAATTGTGATATAATTCAGTTGTGGAGGTGAAAAGATGAGACGATTCTGTACAAGTGGACCTGTTGATAGAAAAACATGTTACTATGTAGAAAGACCAGAATTGATGAAAGAAGCAATTGATCATATAGAAAATTGGAGATACTTCACAGTATCAGCACCAAGGCAAACAGGAAAGACTACATTTTTGAATGATATAGTTGAGAAAATAAAAGACAAATATTTGCCGATATTTATATCTTTTGAAAGTTTTGGGAATATAAAAATTGAAGAAAAGTTTATAAAACAATTCACTAAAAAGATTAAAAATTTCTTTGATTTTAATATGAAGATAGAATTTGAACCAAAAAAGATAGCAGCAATAAGCGATCTGGATGAATATATAATGGATATAAATGAAAAATTTGGAAAAGAAGTAATATTAATGATAGATGAATTTGAAATATTAGAAGAAAAATTAATGAATGAATTTTTGCATGTAATAAGAGATATATATCATTCAAGGCAAGGTTATAAACTAAGAAGTGTAATACTAATAAGTGTAGGATATTTAAGTGGAGTATTGGAAGACAATGCAAGTCCGTTTAATATAGCAGAGCATATGGAAGTGCCATATTTTACAAAAGAACAGGTATATGACTTATTAAACCAACATGAAAAAGAAACGGGGCAAACATTTGATGATAAAGTGAAAGAGCTAATTTGGGAAAATGCAGCAGGACAACCAGGATTAACCAATGCATTAGCATATGATTTAGTGGCAAAAAAAGCAAAAGGAGAAAAGATAATAACAGAAAAACATTTTGAAAAAACATTATATGATTTTATGCATCAATATATAGATAAAAATATATCAAATATAATATCAAAAGCAGAAAAAGAAAAAGAATTAATAATGAAAATATTATTTGAACCAGAAAGTGTTGAATTCAATATATATGATGAAAGAATAAATTACTTATACTTAAATGGAGTAATAGATAATTGTGAAGGAAAATGTTGTGTAAGAGTACCGTTATACTATAAAGCATTATATGATAGATTTAAACCACAGATAAATGGAGAAAAGAATTATATGGCAACTATAAAAGATACAATAAAGCCATATATAAAAGAAGATGGAAGTTTGGAACTAAATAAATTATTGAAAAGATATATAGAATATATAAAACAAAGAGGAGCAATAATGTTTAAAGGAAGGAATTATTATGAAGGAGTATATCAATATAATCTTGATCAATTTTTAAGTTTATACATAGAGGCAGGAGAAGGAAAAGTATATCCAGAAACACAGGTAGGAGGAGGAAGAATAGACTTATTAATTAACTTTAATAACAAAGAATATTTAATAGAAGTAAAAGCAAATATAACAGGAAATGAATATGAAAAAGCAAAAAAACAATTAATAGAATACATAAAAAGAAAAAGATTAAAAGAAGGATGGTTAATAGTATATTCAAGTTCAATAGAAGATTTTGAATATATATTGGAAAAATATGAAGATAAAAAATTGCATATATGGTTTATAAAAACGAACTTTGAAGTACCATCGAAAATTGTGTGAATTATTATATAATAAAAAAATGGAAATAAAAAATCAGAGGTGGAAACGATGAAAAAATTACCAATAGGAAGAAGTGACTTTAAAAGCATAATAGAAGATAATATGTATTATATAGATAAAAGTATGCTGATAAAAGAAATAATAGAAAGTGGAGATGTAATATTAATAACCAGGCCAAGAAGGTTTGGAAAAACATTAAATATGAGCATGATGAAATATTTTTTTAGAAATGATCAAGATAATAAACATTTATTTGAAGGACTAAAGATATGGAAAGAAAAAGAGGTAATAGAAAAGTATTTAAATAAATATCCTGTTATATATTTGACGTTTAAAGATGCTAAAGCAAATAATATAGAGTTATTAAAAAAAATAATAATAGAAGAAATAACAAAGATATATATATTAAATGAAAAAATTATGGAAAAACTATATGAACCAGAAAAAGAAATATACAATAAAATAATGTTTAAAAAAGCAGACGAAAGTGAATACATGAACAGTCTAAAAAATCTAAGTGAATATCTCTACCGATATTACAAACAAAAAGTAATATTATTAATAGACGAATACGACACGCCAATACAACAATCATATTTAAATGGATATTATGATGAATTTATAAATTTCATGGGAAATGTATTAGGAAATGCATTAAAAGACAATGAGTATTTAGAAAAAGGAGTATTAACAGGAATAACAAGAGTAGCAAAAGAAAGCATATTTACAGGAGTAAATAATCTTCAAGCATCAACAGTATTGAGTGAATTATTCAATGACAAATTTGGATTAACATGGAAAGAAGTAGAAGAAACATTAAGATATTATGGATTAGAATATGAAAAAGGAAAAGTAATAGAATGGTATAATGGATATAATTTTGGAGGATTAGAAATATACAATCCATATTCAATAATAAATTTAGCAGATGAAAAAGAAATAAAATACTATTGGATAAACAGCAGTGGGAATGAATTAATAAAACAACTAATAAGACAGAGTACAGCAGAAGTAAAAACAAAAATAGAAGAATTAATAGAAGGAAAAGAAATAGAAAGCAGTATAGATGAAAATTTAGTATATGGGGATTTAGATAAAAGCACAGAAGAAAGCATATGGACATTATTTCTATTCACAGGATACTTAACCTGGACAAAACATACAGGAGAAGAAGGAGAACCGAGATATAGTCTTAAAATAACAAACAAAGAAACATTACAATTCTTCAAAAAAACAGTGGTAGATATAATAAAAGAAAGTAAAATACATTATGAAAGCATATTAATGGAATTAATACATGAAAACTATGAAGAATTTAAAATAGCATTTAAAAAGATAGTAGAAAGAACAATAAGTTATTTTGATGTAAGTGGAGAAGAACCAGAAAGGTTTTATCATGGATTAATACTGGGAATGGTAGTGGGACTAAGCAAAAAATACATAGTAAAAAGCAATAGAGAAGCAGGATATGGAAGAGCAGATGTAATATTAATCCCAAAAGAAAAAAAAGAACCGGGAATAATATTTGAATTCAAAAAACATTACATAAAAGAAGGGGATTTAAAAAACAGTGCAGAATTAGGAATAAAACAAATAGAAGAAAAAGGATATGAAGAAGAAATAAAAAGTTATGGAATAGAGAAAATAATAAAAGTTGCAATTGCTTTTGATAAGAAAAATGTGGAAATTATAGTAAAATAATTGAATAATAGTAGTCTGTGAGATAAAAGAAAATTTGGAGGTGTTGTTATGAAAAAAGTTATGGTTATTATTATGATAATATTTTCTTTATTTGCTTTTGGTTTTAATCTTGATATAAGTAAAAATAATATTTCTATTTCGAAAAATATATGGGAAGTTGGTGATAATTCAAATATTGGAGTTTGGTTGAGTTATCCTGTAGACTTTTCTGATTTTAATTTACCTGGTATTGGAATAAATTATAATGATAAGAATGAATTTTTTACATATCAAAAGGTGTTTTTTAAGAAAATAAAATTAAAAGCAGGAGAAAGGTATTTTGGTTTAAATGTGGGATATGATTTTAATAATGATTCTATTGTGTTAGCAACGGAAGTAAAAAAGTATAAAAACGATTTAATATCAAAGAGTTTTTCTTATTCATATACATCTGTATTTAAAGGTGGTAGTGAAGAAAGAAAAATAAGTCTTGATAGGTTTTTGGTTCCAACTGTAGCAAAAGCTTCAATTTTTTCTATTTCATATGATAATTTAGGTTCTGGTAATAACGTTTCAAATTATGGTATTCAATTACAAAGATATTTCACCATACCTTTTGTTATAGGAAGTTCTGATTTGGGTTATTCATTATCTATACCAATAGGTGTAATTGATGATAAATATATTTCTGGATATTTTGCATATGGTGTGTTATATGATGGAGAATATTCACCTGAATTTAGTTTTCAAACGCCATTTAAGGTAAATAAAAAGGATTATTATATGGGAATGCAATTAAAAATGAATAGCAATGCAAAATTTATTGCTTATTTAACGAAAGTGAATATAGACAATCCATTTACAATAATAATTACAAATAATGGAGGTAGTTTTTTCTTTGAATACTGAAATAGGATTATATATTCATATACCTTTTTGTAAATCAAAATGTTTATACTGTGATTATCCTTCAACAACAAATAATAGAATTCAGGATAAATATTTTGAGTATTTATTAAAAGAAATAGATTTGGTTAATTATAATGGAAAAATAAAAACGGTGTTTTTAGGTGGTGGAACACCAACATATGTTAGTATAAAACATATAGATAGATTATTTAGAAAATTAAATAATTTATATAGTGAGTTTGATCCTATAGAGATAACAATAGAGTCAAACCCTGAAACATTGAATGAAGAAAAATTACATGAATATTATTCTCTTGGTATAAATAGATTGAGTATGGGAATACAGACATTTGATAATGATATTTTAAAAGCAATGAATAGATTATATAATAATGAAATTATAGAGAGGAATTATTATTTAGCGAGAAGATATTTTTCAAATATCAATTTTGATTTTATTCTGGGATTGCCTGGAGACAATATGAAAATACTGGAAAATAATTTAAGGTTAGTTGAAAGGTTAAAACCCGATCATGTTTCATATTATATTTTTGATGATGATCATGATACACCATTGAAAAGATTATTGGAAAAAGGAAAAATGAAATTGCCAGATGATGAATTTATAGAAAATGGTTTTGATTTAGTGATTGATGAATTAAAAAGAATGGGTTATAAAAGATATGAAATATCTAATTGGGCTAAAGAAGGATATGAATGCAAGCATAATTTGATATATTGGAATAATGAAGATTATCATGGTTTTGGTTTATCTGCAGGGGGACATATTGGAAATATTAGATATACTAAAACATGGGATTTTAGAAAATATTTTGATATGATAAATAATAATAAAATTCCATATGATCATTATAATGAAAATTCAAAGCTTGATGAATTAACAGAGGAACTATTTATGGGATTGAGATTAATAGAAGGAATAAATGTTGATGGGTTGCAGAAAAAATATGGGAAATTATATGAAGAATTTTTCAAAAATCTTTTTCAAATGGTTTCAGGCTTAATTAAAGTGGATGATAGGATTAGAATGTCCAAAAAGGGCCTGGATTTATCTAAAATGGTATTTGAAAAAATCTTAGAAGTGAGGGAAAATATACATGGATATGAAGGATAGGGTGGAAAAGTATATAACGGATTTTATGAATATGAATTTTCCAGAGAAGGATAATTCTGAGGAATGGGACAAATATTTTATGAAAATAGCCTTTCTTGTTAGTGAAAGGTCTTCTTGTACTCATAGGAAAGTAGGAGCTGTTATTGTAAAAGATAAAAGGATATTGGCAACAGGATATAATCAACCACCATCTGGATTTCCGCATTGTAATGAAATAGGGTGTATTAGGGATGATTTGAATATTAAAAGCGGTGAATATCAGGAGATATGTTATGGATTGCATGCAGAACAAAATGCACTTATGCAGGCAGCTAAATTTGGTATTTCAACAGATGGTGCATCAATATATGTAACACATCAACCATGTTCTATTTGTGCAAGATTAATAATTAATGCGGGGATAAAGAAAGTGATATATGGTGGTAATTATCCTGACGCATTAACTAAGTTATTTTTTAAACAAACAGGTGTAGAATTTAGGATGAT from Marinitoga aeolica harbors:
- a CDS encoding AAA-like domain-containing protein, with product MRRFCTSGPVDKKTCYYVERPELMKEAIDHIENWRYFTVSAPRQTGKTTFLNEIVEKIKDKYLPIFISFESYMNKDEKDFLETLVEDINRSYKKIYKEEKLIEKTPKNIDDIRNTIEKLYITKGKELVLMIDEFERFDNERLMNQFLHVIRTIYHSREIYGLRSVILISVGYLSGILEDNASPFNIAEHMEVPYFTKEQVYDLLNQHEKETGQLFEEEVKELIWHNAGGQPGLTNALAYDLVAKKAKNEKIVTKSHFEKTLYDFLKKYINKNIENVISKAKNEKDLIMRILFEPDKIEFDISDERIKYLYLNGVIDECNGYCCVKVPLYYKKLYNHFKPQINGEKSYMATIKDTIKPYIKEDGSLDLNKLIRRYIKYIKQRGAIMFKGRNYYEGVYQYNLDQFLSLYIEAGEGKVYPETQVGGGRIDLLINFNNKEYLIEVKADITGNEYEKAKKQLIEYIKRKGLKEGWLIVYSSSIEDFEYILKKYEDKKLHIWFIKTNFESPSKIR
- a CDS encoding AAA-like domain-containing protein; protein product: MRRFCTSGPVDKRTCYYVERLDIMEEALDKIETWRYFTVSAPRQTGKTTFLNEIVEKTKDKYLPIFISFESYDIENKQQFLKVFTEDIIEDINYRHNIDLELKIPTITDEIKDLIKEIHMKTGKEIILMIDEFERFKSSEIINDFLHAIRSIYHKKELHKLRSVILISVGYLSGILEDNASPFNIAEHMEVPYFTKEQVYDLLNQHEKETGQVFEEEVKELIWHNAGGQPGLTNALAYDLVEKKAKNEKIITEEHFEKTLNDFMYVYIDKNISNIISKAEKEKELIMKILFEPEGVKFAIYDERIKYLYLNGVIDNCDGECCVKVPLYYKTLYAKFKPQINGEKNYMATLKDTVREYIKKDGSLELNKLLKRYIEYIKQRRAIMFKGRNYYEGVYQYNLDQFLSLYIEAAEGKVYPETQVGGGRIDLLINFNNKEYLIEVKANITGNEYEKAKKQLIEYIKRKRLKEGWIIVYSSSIEDFEYILEKYEDKKLHIWFIKTNFESPSKIR
- a CDS encoding AAA-like domain-containing protein; the protein is MRRFCTSGPVDRKTCYYVERPELMKEAIDHIENWRYFTVSAPRQTGKTTFLNDIVEKIKDKYLPIFISFESFGNIKIEEKFIKQFTKKIKNFFDFNMKIEFEPKKIAAISDLDEYIMDINEKFGKEVILMIDEFEILEEKLMNEFLHVIRDIYHSRQGYKLRSVILISVGYLSGVLEDNASPFNIAEHMEVPYFTKEQVYDLLNQHEKETGQTFDDKVKELIWENAAGQPGLTNALAYDLVAKKAKGEKIITEKHFEKTLYDFMHQYIDKNISNIISKAEKEKELIMKILFEPESVEFNIYDERINYLYLNGVIDNCEGKCCVRVPLYYKALYDRFKPQINGEKNYMATIKDTIKPYIKEDGSLELNKLLKRYIEYIKQRGAIMFKGRNYYEGVYQYNLDQFLSLYIEAGEGKVYPETQVGGGRIDLLINFNNKEYLIEVKANITGNEYEKAKKQLIEYIKRKRLKEGWLIVYSSSIEDFEYILEKYEDKKLHIWFIKTNFEVPSKIV
- a CDS encoding AAA family ATPase; this encodes MKKLPIGRSDFKSIIEDNMYYIDKSMLIKEIIESGDVILITRPRRFGKTLNMSMMKYFFRNDQDNKHLFEGLKIWKEKEVIEKYLNKYPVIYLTFKDAKANNIELLKKIIIEEITKIYILNEKIMEKLYEPEKEIYNKIMFKKADESEYMNSLKNLSEYLYRYYKQKVILLIDEYDTPIQQSYLNGYYDEFINFMGNVLGNALKDNEYLEKGVLTGITRVAKESIFTGVNNLQASTVLSELFNDKFGLTWKEVEETLRYYGLEYEKGKVIEWYNGYNFGGLEIYNPYSIINLADEKEIKYYWINSSGNELIKQLIRQSTAEVKTKIEELIEGKEIESSIDENLVYGDLDKSTEESIWTLFLFTGYLTWTKHTGEEGEPRYSLKITNKETLQFFKKTVVDIIKESKIHYESILMELIHENYEEFKIAFKKIVERTISYFDVSGEEPERFYHGLILGMVVGLSKKYIVKSNREAGYGRADVILIPKEKKEPGIIFEFKKHYIKEGDLKNSAELGIKQIEEKGYEEEIKSYGIEKIIKVAIAFDKKNVEIIVK
- the hemW gene encoding radical SAM family heme chaperone HemW, whose product is MNTEIGLYIHIPFCKSKCLYCDYPSTTNNRIQDKYFEYLLKEIDLVNYNGKIKTVFLGGGTPTYVSIKHIDRLFRKLNNLYSEFDPIEITIESNPETLNEEKLHEYYSLGINRLSMGIQTFDNDILKAMNRLYNNEIIERNYYLARRYFSNINFDFILGLPGDNMKILENNLRLVERLKPDHVSYYIFDDDHDTPLKRLLEKGKMKLPDDEFIENGFDLVIDELKRMGYKRYEISNWAKEGYECKHNLIYWNNEDYHGFGLSAGGHIGNIRYTKTWDFRKYFDMINNNKIPYDHYNENSKLDELTEELFMGLRLIEGINVDGLQKKYGKLYEEFFKNLFQMVSGLIKVDDRIRMSKKGLDLSKMVFEKILEVRENIHGYEG
- a CDS encoding deoxycytidylate deaminase, with the translated sequence MKDRVEKYITDFMNMNFPEKDNSEEWDKYFMKIAFLVSERSSCTHRKVGAVIVKDKRILATGYNQPPSGFPHCNEIGCIRDDLNIKSGEYQEICYGLHAEQNALMQAAKFGISTDGASIYVTHQPCSICARLIINAGIKKVIYGGNYPDALTKLFFKQTGVEFRMMK